In Anabas testudineus chromosome 12, fAnaTes1.2, whole genome shotgun sequence, one genomic interval encodes:
- the LOC113159190 gene encoding aryl hydrocarbon receptor-like isoform X6, which yields MSAPLRPQPQRDRLGQWSRSFSADAQSISKASSSCQRLLPQHIPPENSSFLERSFCCRLRCLLDNTSGFLALNFTGRLKYLHSQGNDRADGNVSPPQLALFAIAAPVQPPSVMEIRTKTLLFQTKHKMDFAPMSIDTRAKLVLGYTETELVTTGSGYQFIHAADIMYCADYHLRMIKTGESGFAIFRLLTKTRQWLWVQASARVVFKGGRPDFIIARQKALTNEEGEEHLRQRRQQLPFNLATGEGVLYDMSVDVFSAPGSPGSGASGVDQHTEKPLDPASLLGSLHRQDLSLYTHPQDPSPQLQNFSQTEDADFEQPQSSMEQAFLDSHALLSVPGQTQTSQKRPFTGDLTTEAMIGSLEQILEDARDGGLEGLEVGETELNEWENTLVRVNKEREGTSSEVNHILANDVFSYVEEALRREFGGYVQGSDQPLVLETISSLSTQGQHAEFSNHELHWQQVMHVQSNRGGFEEQAKLGNILGVGNLTELNVVSHTAAQTLRPTQNCNTHQRQTSSLWSNSSSNHQPGSQMISTGLAHIARTTTHSPQFTMSHPGIVQSSSPSAHMAVCADVGNISSGHLSGDNIGPGATPSDYGPENGQSSFSCLNREAQIPLNSIILPTQSINVSHNVVP from the exons ATGTCAGCTCCACTTCGCCCTCAACCCCAGCGAGACCGACTCGGACAGTGGAGTAGAAG TTTCTCTGCAGATGCACAGTCTATCAGTAAAGCTTCCAGCAGCTGTCAGAGGTTGTTGCCTCAGCACATCCCTCCAGAGAACTCCTCTTTCCTGGAAAGAAGCTTCTGCTGTCGCCTCCGCTGCCTCCTGGACAACACATCAGGATTCCtg GCTCTAAACTTCACAGGGCGTCTGAAGTACCTGCATTCACAGGGAAATGACAGGGCTGATGGGAATGTGTCTCCTCCTCAGCTCGCTCTGTTCGCCATCGCTGCACCTGTGCAGCCTCCTTCGGTCATGGAGATCCGCACTAAGACGCTGCTCTTCCAGACTAAACACAAAATGGACTTTGCTCCCATGAGCATAGACACCAG ggcGAAGCTGGTTTTAGGTTATACAGAGACAGAATTAGTCACAACAGGCTCTGGTTATCAGTTCATTCATGCTGCCGACATAATGTACTGTGCTGACTACCATCTAAGGA TGATCAAGACTGGAGAGAGTGGGTTTGCAATCTTCAGGCTGCTGACCAAAACAAGACAATGGTTGTGGGTTCAGGCCTCTGCCAGGGTGGTCTTCAAGGGAGGGAGACCAGACTTCATCATCGCTCGTCAGAAAGCCCTCAC AaatgaagaaggagaggaacATTTACGTCAAAGAAGACAACAGCTCCCCTTCAACCTGGCCACCGGGGAAGGCGTCCTATACGACATGTctgtggatgttttctctgcccCTGGTTCTCCTGGTTCTGGTGCATCAGGCGTTGatcagcacacagagaaacctCTAGACCCTGCCTCCCTCTTGGGGTCTCTTCATCGGCAGGACCTCTCTCTTTACACTCACCCCCAGGACCCAAGTCCCCAGCTCCAAAACTTCTCCCAAACAGAGGATGCTGATTTTGAACAACCCCAGTCGTCAATGGAACAAGCCTTTCTGGACAGCCACGCTCTTCTCAGTGTGCCAGGTCAGACCCAGACTTCACAGAAGAGACCATTCACAGGGGACCTCACAACAGAAGCCATGATCGGCTCGTTGGAGCAGATTTTGGAAGATGCCAGGGATGGAGGTTTAGAGGGACTTGAAGTTGGGGAGACGGAGCTGAACGAGTGGGAGAACACGCTCGTTAGGGTGAATAAAGAGAGGGAAGGCACGTCGAGTGAGGTTAATCACATCCTTGCTAATGATGTGTTCTCATATGTGGAGGAGGCTCTGAGGAGAGAGTTTGGTGGGTATGTGCAGGGTTCAGATCAGCCTCTTGTTTTAGAGACAATCAGCAGTTTATCCACTCAGGGACAACATGCTGAGTTTTCAAATCATGAGCTGCACTGGCAGCAAGTGATGCATGTGCAGTCAAACAGGGGTGGATTTGAAGAGCAGGCTAAGCTGGGAAATATTCTTGGTGTTGGTAATTTGACTGAACTGAATGTTGTttctcacacagcagcacaaacactcaGACCCACACAGAACTGCAACACACACCAGAGACAAACATCTTCTTTGTGGTCTAACAGCAGCAGTAATCACCAACCTGGCAGCCAAATGATTTCAACAGGACTCGCACATATTGCAAGGACAACCACACATTCTCCACAATTCACAATGTCCCACCCTGGGATTGTGCAGTCATCCAGCCCCAGTGCTCACATGGCTGTCTGTGCAGATGTGGGAAATATCAGTTCCGGTCATTTGAGTGGAGACAACATTGGTCCTGGGGCCACTCCATCAGATTATGGTCCTGAAAACGGACAGTCATCATTCTCCTGCTTGAACAGAGAAGCTCAG ATTCCTCTGAACAGCATCATCCTTCCTACTCAGAGCATCAACGTTTCCCATAACGTTGTGCCATAG